In Prosthecochloris sp. GSB1, the following proteins share a genomic window:
- a CDS encoding NYN domain-containing protein — protein sequence MAEEKTERLAVLIDADNTQASIVDGLLAEIAKYGVASVKRIYGDWTSQLLKGWKEVLLEHSIQPIQQFGYTTGKNATDSAMIIDAMDLLYTGNFDGFCIVSSDSDFTKLASRIRESGLVVFGFGEKKTPSPFVSACDKFIFTEVLRARVNENEAIARKSTADLKKDTRLVRLLRNAVDSASDESGWAHLATVGSTIAKQSPEFDPRNYGYGKLGDLVRAIKLFELEERTGGDGRSKSIYLHDKRKKG from the coding sequence ATGGCGGAAGAAAAAACGGAGCGGCTTGCGGTCCTCATCGACGCGGACAATACCCAGGCGTCTATTGTCGACGGTCTTCTCGCGGAAATCGCAAAATACGGCGTGGCGAGCGTCAAGAGGATATACGGGGACTGGACCTCCCAACTGCTGAAAGGATGGAAAGAGGTGCTCCTGGAACATTCCATCCAGCCTATCCAGCAGTTCGGTTACACGACAGGCAAGAACGCTACCGACAGCGCCATGATCATAGACGCCATGGACTTGCTCTATACCGGCAATTTCGACGGCTTCTGCATTGTTTCGAGCGACAGCGACTTTACGAAACTTGCTTCGAGGATTCGCGAATCCGGGCTGGTTGTCTTCGGTTTCGGCGAGAAGAAAACGCCCTCGCCATTCGTTTCCGCCTGTGACAAGTTTATTTTTACCGAGGTGCTGCGCGCCAGGGTGAACGAAAACGAGGCGATTGCAAGGAAATCGACGGCTGACCTGAAAAAGGATACGCGGCTGGTGAGACTCCTGAGAAACGCGGTTGATTCTGCATCCGACGAGAGCGGCTGGGCTCATCTGGCGACCGTGGGCAGCACCATCGCCAAGCAGTCGCCCGAGTTCGATCCGAGAAATTACGGTTACGGCAAGCTCGGTGACCTGGTCAGGGCGATCAAGCTGTTCGAACTGGAGGAACGCACAGGGGGGGACGGGAGGTCGAAGTCGATCTATCTGCACGACAAACGCAAGAAAGGCTGA
- a CDS encoding OmpA family protein, translated as MEKGDTRGFSVIILQKVLGAAIVLFVLLPYMSGVAYAADLEGAKDHPILKRFGGSSIVGYNVKSFDDYALQTSTYRNYNPDTRKRQYASSPLAVEGRYTEIWYEAPGETSSLQLFRNYLNELKAKGFTILYDSQKDPAAVKWAGYLNPYGSRKDIKTNRSSNVFRAADYGGLHVASAKLGRPDGNIYVQLTAIEWGRDDAVYKAKKGAYIAVDIVEERPMTQNMVVVKADQMSKTITATGRIALYGILFDTGKAVVKPSSKPAIAEIAKLLKQNPALSLHVVGHTDNVGGLEFNMGLSKKRALAVVSMLTQQYGIAASRLRANGVAYLAPVAPNTSEAGRAKNRRVELVPG; from the coding sequence ATGGAAAAAGGTGATACCCGCGGGTTTTCGGTCATCATCCTGCAGAAGGTATTGGGAGCGGCGATTGTTTTGTTCGTTCTTTTGCCGTACATGTCAGGCGTGGCTTATGCGGCCGATCTTGAAGGCGCAAAGGATCACCCGATCCTGAAAAGGTTCGGCGGATCGTCGATTGTCGGTTACAATGTCAAGTCGTTCGACGACTATGCCCTGCAGACATCGACCTACAGGAACTACAATCCCGATACCCGGAAAAGGCAATACGCTTCCAGTCCTCTTGCCGTTGAAGGCCGCTACACGGAGATATGGTATGAGGCGCCCGGAGAAACATCATCCCTTCAGCTTTTCAGGAATTATCTCAACGAACTGAAGGCAAAAGGATTCACCATACTGTATGATTCGCAAAAAGATCCCGCGGCCGTGAAATGGGCCGGGTATCTCAATCCCTACGGTTCCAGGAAGGATATAAAGACGAACCGCAGCAGCAACGTTTTCCGTGCAGCCGATTACGGCGGGCTGCATGTCGCAAGCGCCAAACTCGGACGACCGGACGGAAACATCTATGTGCAGCTTACAGCGATAGAGTGGGGGCGTGACGATGCGGTGTACAAGGCCAAAAAAGGAGCGTACATCGCTGTCGATATCGTCGAAGAGCGGCCCATGACACAGAACATGGTCGTTGTAAAGGCGGACCAGATGTCGAAAACCATCACGGCTACCGGCAGGATCGCCTTATACGGCATTCTGTTCGACACCGGCAAGGCCGTCGTCAAACCGTCGTCAAAACCGGCAATTGCCGAAATCGCGAAACTTCTCAAGCAGAACCCCGCCCTTTCTCTGCATGTCGTGGGTCATACGGACAATGTCGGTGGTCTGGAATTCAATATGGGGCTTTCAAAAAAACGGGCCCTTGCTGTTGTCTCGATGCTTACGCAGCAATATGGAATCGCGGCCTCGCGGCTCAGGGCGAACGGCGTCGCCTATCTTGCTCCCGTCGCGCCGAACACTTCCGAAGCCGGTCGGGCGAAAAACCGGCGGGTCGAACTGGTGCCGGGATAA